GACAGTATTTATAGTCTCCTTTTTCTCTATCTAATAATTCCAAAGCTCTGTTTGCAATAACTTCATTTGCATTCATATTTGTGGAAGTTCCGGCGCCGCCTTGAATCATATCGACGACGAAATTTGTGTGTAGTTTTCCATTAATGATTTCATTGCAAGCTTCAATTATTGCATCGGCTACAGGTTTTGATAAAAGTCCTAAATCATAATTAGCTTTTGCTGCAGCCATTTTAACAATTCCCAACGCAGAAACTAAATTTGGAAAGGTATTAATACTTTGTCCGCTTATATTAAAATTCTCTAATGCACGCAAAGTTTGAATTCCATAATATCTTTCTTGTGGAACATTTCTATCGCCTAAAAGATCATGCTCTTTTCTTGTTCTTCCAGATTCATACTGGTCACCAATATTTACCGCATTGATATTTGTCCTTTTCATCCTTCTGGAAATTACGCGCGAAATTGTTGAATAAAGTTTTACTGCAATTTCTCCGTGTTTGTTAGAAATATTAGTTAATTCCAACTTATCAATAATTATAATTTTTGTGTTTAATAAAGTTCTTGCAGATGTTGAATGTGGAGAATCATCAATCAACGAGCCTTCTCCGAGAAAATCATACTTTGAAAAAAATGCTAATCTTTTTTCTTGTCCAAACGGAGTTCTTTTAAACAACTCAACTTCACCTTCATAAATTATGAACAAAACTTCATGCGGATTATTTTCACTAAATAGAATTGCATCTTTTTCATAAGATTCAATCACCATCTTTTCCGCAACAATGTTAAGTTCTTCATCTGTAAAATTGTTAAACAATTCAACTTTTTTGATAAATTCCTTAATATCTGCAACACTCATAAAAACTCCTAAAAATTTTTTATTTTTTTTGTAACAAAATGAATTTCCATTTCGTCTTTATGTATAGAAACTATGTTAACTGATACAAAATACAATTTTTTAGTTCAGCAATACAAGAGCAGAATTTACAATTATTCTGTTTACTTGTTAAAAAATAAAATGGATGCTGAAGATGTTACTCAAGAAGTTCTGATTAGAATTTGGAAAAATTTGGGGAACTTTAATATTCTTTCTGCAAAAACTTGGATTATGAAAACGACACACAATTTATGTTTAGATTATTTGAGAAAACGAAAATCAGATTTTTCTAAAAACCCTTATTCTATTGATGATGTAAGTGAATTTATTGAAAATAAAGATTCTGAAAATCCGGTTTTGAAATTTGAAAATGATTTACAAAACGAAAATATAAAATTGCAGATTCAAGAACTTCCGGAAAATTTAAAAAGTGTTTTTGTTCTATACGAATTGCAAAATATGAAATACAAGGAAATTAGTAAGTCGCTTGATATTCCAATAAATTCCGTAAAAGTATATTTATTAAGAGCGCGAAAACAATTACAAGAAAAACTCAGCAAATTTAAATTGCAAGAGGTGGCTTAAGTGAATGAAGAATTATTAAATAAAATTATTGACGTCGCATATAGAAATGCTTCGGTTTGGAAAAAGTTTGAAATTTATTTTCTTGCCTTTAAAAATTCTGAAGTGAAAAATACTTTGGCTGAATATAAAGTTACTGCCAAAAAGGTTAAAAATTTGGAAATAGAAGATTGTCCGGAAAATATTATAAATAATGTTGCAAAAATCATAAAATCAGAAAACATAAATTCACATTCGCTGATTTCTGATATATATAATATTTTATTCAATCGACCTTTGCTTTCCGGAACTATGGCAACAGTTTTCATTTTAGCAATAATTTCAACATTTGTTTTTCAACGACCGGAAATAAAGGAACATTATACAAAACAAGAAATTGAAATTGCCGAAAAACAAACCAGAGAAACATTTGAATTAATTGCAAGTGTTTTGAATAAAACAAAAAATACCGTTGAACAAGAAGTTCTTGCAAAACGCGTAAGCAAACCAATTAAACAAAGTTTGAATTTAGTAAACGATTATTTAGAAGGAGAAAATAAAAATGAAAACATTAATTAAATCAGTGTTGATTACCATATTTTTTGCAGCAATAAATATTACTGCACAAGAAAACGATTATTCAAAATATGCGGGTTATGTAAATTTTGGTGATTTAACTTCACTTCAAAGCGATGAAGAAGTTACTGAAATTTTGATTGAAGAAAAATTATTGAAAATGGTTTCCAAATTTACGGATGAAGATCCGGAACTTTCTGAATTAGTAGGCGGATTAAAATTAATTAAAGTAAATACATTTGCTGTAACTCCAAATAATTCCGGTGATTTGATGAAACGTGCGCAATCTATTGACAAGGATTTGATGAATAAAAAATGGGATAGAGTTGTTAAAACAAAATCAAAAGGAAACGTTGCAAATGTATATTTGAAAACTGCCGGCGATGATGAATTTGTTGGATTAACCGTTGTAACTGTTGATGAAGGCGGAGAGGCAGCTTTTGTAAATATTGTTGGAAATATTAATATGGACGCTTTGGGAAAATTGGGCAAAAAATTTGATATTCCCGGTTTGGATGGAATTAAGAAAGAAAATTGAAATTTAATTTTGTTCTATAAATCTTTTTCTTAATCTTACTCTTAATCATAATCGCTCAGTGTTTACAAAAAATGATTAAGAATAAGATTAGGATTAAGAGTAAGATAAAAATGTAAAAAAAAGATTAAATAGGAAAACACAATCCGCGAGGATGAAATGAAAATTAAATATTTATTTCTATTATTCGGAATTTCAATT
The nucleotide sequence above comes from Ignavibacteriota bacterium. Encoded proteins:
- a CDS encoding sigma-70 family RNA polymerase sigma factor, which gives rise to MLTDTKYNFLVQQYKSRIYNYSVYLLKNKMDAEDVTQEVLIRIWKNLGNFNILSAKTWIMKTTHNLCLDYLRKRKSDFSKNPYSIDDVSEFIENKDSENPVLKFENDLQNENIKLQIQELPENLKSVFVLYELQNMKYKEISKSLDIPINSVKVYLLRARKQLQEKLSKFKLQEVA
- a CDS encoding DUF4252 domain-containing protein, translated to MKTLIKSVLITIFFAAINITAQENDYSKYAGYVNFGDLTSLQSDEEVTEILIEEKLLKMVSKFTDEDPELSELVGGLKLIKVNTFAVTPNNSGDLMKRAQSIDKDLMNKKWDRVVKTKSKGNVANVYLKTAGDDEFVGLTVVTVDEGGEAAFVNIVGNINMDALGKLGKKFDIPGLDGIKKEN